The Methanohalophilus levihalophilus genome has a segment encoding these proteins:
- a CDS encoding FTR1 family iron permease, with translation MFTSFMITFREGLEAFLIIGIILAYLVQTGKLDLQKYVYSGAGVGIGLSAILAVLFNLLSIQFEGRNEEIFEGVVMLLAVAVITYVIVWMSREKHNIAANIEEKAKSTKAYGLFGLAFFSVFREGIETTLFLGAAATGTDGSQVLYGGLLGLGASLVLAYSVFKFSKHTHLSTFFNITTIFLILFAAGLAAHGVHELQEAGVIPIVIEHVWDMNNIIDENGLGGSILKSLFGYNGNPSLLEVFSYAGYYIALFAGLKGFGNRQEKVNYIEG, from the coding sequence ATGTTCACAAGTTTCATGATAACATTCAGGGAAGGGCTTGAAGCATTCCTGATCATAGGAATTATTCTGGCTTATCTTGTACAAACTGGAAAGCTTGATCTCCAAAAATATGTTTATTCTGGTGCAGGAGTTGGTATTGGACTCAGTGCAATCCTTGCAGTCCTTTTCAATCTCCTCTCAATACAGTTTGAAGGAAGAAATGAAGAGATCTTTGAAGGCGTGGTTATGCTGCTCGCAGTCGCTGTCATTACGTACGTAATTGTGTGGATGAGCAGGGAAAAGCACAACATTGCTGCAAATATTGAGGAAAAGGCAAAATCCACTAAGGCATATGGTCTTTTCGGGCTTGCATTTTTTTCGGTTTTCAGGGAAGGAATTGAAACAACCCTTTTCCTTGGGGCAGCAGCAACCGGAACCGATGGAAGCCAAGTACTCTACGGCGGACTGCTTGGGCTTGGAGCCTCACTGGTGCTCGCATACAGTGTGTTCAAGTTCTCAAAGCATACACACCTGAGTACGTTCTTCAACATCACAACAATATTCCTTATCCTCTTTGCAGCAGGACTTGCAGCACATGGCGTCCATGAACTTCAGGAAGCAGGAGTAATTCCAATTGTCATTGAACATGTGTGGGATATGAACAACATAATTGATGAAAATGGACTTGGCGGTTCAATCCTGAAATCTCTCTTTGGATACAATGGAAACCCATCACTGCTGGAAGTATTCTCGTATGCTGGGTACTACATTGCACTTTTTGCAGGGCTGAAAGGCTTTGGCAACAGACAGGAAAAAGTAAACTATATCGAAGGATGA
- a CDS encoding flavodoxin family protein, whose product MKVLGIVGSPRKKGNTDILVQQVLDGAIEAGAEAEKIYINDLDFKGCQGCGFCNYQDHCKLEDDMTPVYDKIKEADGFVFGSPIYFAQFTGQMRLFLDRCYALSDADLKPRVEAGKKAILVGSQGFEDDSVYKGVFDEFAEQLLTYVGIEVKDIFIGADVNLPGEVRKNHELMDKAKAAGLELFK is encoded by the coding sequence ATGAAAGTGTTAGGTATTGTCGGAAGTCCCCGGAAGAAAGGTAATACTGATATCCTGGTTCAGCAGGTTTTAGACGGTGCAATAGAAGCCGGTGCTGAAGCTGAAAAAATTTACATCAATGATCTGGATTTTAAAGGCTGTCAGGGATGTGGCTTTTGTAACTATCAGGATCATTGCAAACTTGAAGACGATATGACTCCGGTTTATGATAAGATAAAAGAAGCAGATGGATTTGTGTTTGGTTCTCCTATTTACTTTGCTCAATTCACCGGTCAGATGCGCCTTTTCCTTGACAGGTGCTATGCTCTTTCGGATGCAGATCTAAAACCACGGGTTGAAGCGGGGAAAAAAGCAATTCTCGTTGGATCACAGGGTTTTGAGGATGATTCTGTTTACAAGGGAGTATTTGATGAGTTTGCCGAGCAGCTGCTAACCTATGTGGGAATTGAAGTGAAAGATATTTTCATAGGCGCAGATGTGAACCTTCCCGGTGAGGTTCGAAAAAACCATGAACTCATGGACAAGGCAAAAGCTGCCGGCCTTGAATTATTTAAATAA
- a CDS encoding YdeI/OmpD-associated family protein encodes MNTLEVESIKEWRNWLEANHSRKTEIWLIFYKKDTGKSRFSYTEALEEAICFGWIDSRVKKIDEEKYAERFTPRKEGSVWSEANKEIARNMIKQGKMTEAGFEKLGNALNEKPVPEKPITMPADMKKELMNYEKAWENFSAFAPSYQKNYIRWVLDAKREETRAKRIKSVVERARENKKPGVI; translated from the coding sequence ATGAATACCTTAGAAGTTGAATCCATTAAAGAATGGAGAAACTGGCTTGAAGCAAACCATTCGAGGAAGACAGAAATCTGGCTGATCTTTTACAAAAAAGATACCGGAAAAAGCAGATTCTCTTACACCGAAGCCCTGGAAGAAGCAATCTGTTTTGGCTGGATAGACAGCCGCGTAAAAAAGATTGACGAGGAAAAGTACGCCGAGAGATTCACACCCCGGAAAGAAGGAAGTGTCTGGTCGGAAGCAAACAAAGAAATTGCCCGGAACATGATCAAGCAGGGAAAAATGACAGAAGCCGGATTTGAGAAACTCGGCAATGCTCTCAACGAAAAACCTGTACCTGAAAAACCTATTACTATGCCTGCTGACATGAAAAAAGAGCTCATGAATTATGAAAAAGCATGGGAGAATTTTTCGGCTTTTGCTCCAAGCTATCAGAAAAATTATATTCGGTGGGTACTTGATGCAAAAAGGGAAGAGACGCGTGCCAAAAGAATCAAATCAGTTGTTGAAAGGGCGCGTGAAAACAAAAAACCCGGGGTGATTTAA
- a CDS encoding coiled-coil domain-containing protein yields MRTIEKSFVTLVVLALLLFQPIAVSALTAGEAKQAWYDAKEATLEAQEEHRDAKLAWAENKTDENNEKVIETGKDSLNAALDEAEAWLVWKNLEVEENPEIPEDLKETIQEDVDTNLAKIDDLRAEVDEVENRLELGIVFLKMVGSYLELVSDVARNSGFVWVHIADEHAGTLEEYESELRMIADDMDDNDEIIEKLDMAKSEIEDARENIDNAEEEYEQVRLPGTPLVMFSNGNNYLRIARGNMITAHGHLNEAYTLIVRGA; encoded by the coding sequence ATGAGAACAATAGAAAAATCCTTTGTGACATTGGTTGTTCTTGCTTTGCTTCTTTTCCAGCCTATTGCGGTTAGTGCATTAACTGCCGGTGAAGCTAAACAGGCATGGTATGACGCAAAGGAGGCAACTCTTGAAGCTCAGGAAGAGCACAGGGATGCTAAACTCGCATGGGCCGAAAACAAAACCGATGAAAATAATGAAAAAGTAATTGAGACAGGGAAAGATTCCTTAAATGCAGCTCTTGATGAAGCTGAAGCCTGGCTAGTGTGGAAGAATCTTGAAGTTGAGGAAAACCCGGAAATTCCGGAAGACCTGAAAGAAACAATTCAGGAGGATGTTGACACAAATCTCGCGAAGATTGATGACTTGAGAGCAGAAGTCGACGAAGTGGAAAACCGGCTTGAACTGGGAATTGTTTTCCTGAAAATGGTTGGCAGTTATCTTGAGCTTGTTTCCGATGTTGCAAGGAATTCCGGCTTTGTTTGGGTTCATATTGCAGATGAGCATGCAGGTACCCTAGAGGAATACGAGTCAGAGCTGCGCATGATAGCAGATGACATGGACGACAATGACGAGATAATTGAGAAGCTGGATATGGCAAAATCAGAAATTGAAGATGCCCGGGAGAATATCGATAATGCTGAAGAAGAATACGAGCAAGTACGTCTTCCCGGAACTCCTCTGGTTATGTTTTCCAACGGGAACAACTATCTTCGGATTGCAAGAGGCAACATGATCACTGCTCATGGTCATCTCAATGAAGCCTATACATTAATCGTCAGGGGAGCGTGA
- a CDS encoding TrkA C-terminal domain-containing protein — protein sequence MLAAFITLFAIIIISLIITRIATIALTLTGISREVARFQARSALTGAGFTTSESEKMMNHPVRRRILMLLMLVGNAGIVTVIASAILVVANAGSDNIEVQGLVIILGLTCLLLLTKSTWVDKRLSRLITIALRRWTDLETSDSASLIYLGGDYQVSELEVSPEDWLAEKTLADSKLADEGLLVLGIQKPGGKYIGAPVATTKIMDRDVLLLYGRGGAIQELDRRRRGLRGEVAHVEAIAEQQRVVDEQEKEHGQEDEMNQDEE from the coding sequence ATGTTAGCAGCATTCATCACATTATTTGCAATTATCATTATTTCACTGATTATCACACGTATCGCAACGATTGCATTAACCCTGACCGGGATTTCAAGGGAAGTCGCACGGTTTCAGGCGCGCTCAGCTCTGACAGGAGCAGGATTTACAACTTCCGAATCCGAAAAAATGATGAATCACCCGGTAAGACGCAGGATTCTTATGCTGCTAATGCTAGTGGGAAATGCAGGAATTGTTACAGTGATTGCATCAGCAATTCTGGTAGTTGCAAATGCCGGCTCTGACAATATTGAAGTACAGGGACTGGTAATTATTCTCGGTCTTACATGTCTTCTATTGCTAACAAAAAGTACGTGGGTGGACAAGAGACTATCCCGACTTATTACGATTGCACTTCGGCGATGGACCGATCTTGAAACATCCGATTCTGCAAGCCTGATCTACCTTGGCGGTGATTATCAGGTTTCCGAGCTTGAAGTCTCACCTGAGGACTGGCTGGCTGAAAAGACTCTTGCAGATTCCAAACTGGCTGATGAAGGCCTGCTTGTTCTGGGAATACAAAAACCCGGTGGGAAATACATTGGTGCACCTGTTGCTACTACAAAGATAATGGACAGGGATGTACTCCTGCTCTACGGAAGAGGGGGAGCTATACAGGAATTAGACAGGCGTCGTCGCGGACTTCGCGGTGAAGTGGCACATGTTGAAGCTATTGCCGAACAACAACGTGTTGTTGACGAGCAAGAGAAAGAGCATGGACAGGAAGATGAAATGAATCAGGACGAGGAATAA
- a CDS encoding nitroreductase family protein — protein MKVISIDSEACTSCGTCVDVCPFGLIVSVDDSSVPFMPDEVGDFCSECGHCEVCCPEGAISTEFKLPRAGISGSASSAISPEQLGNYMLHRRSVRNYSDKIVEKDKIESILDVVRYSPSGMNNQPVHWTIIHDPAKVRKLVSLTIDWMREIAESEEEHPLKMIVSELISSYEMGGDPICRGAPHLAIAHASSKNPMAYTDSIIALSWFELLAPSFDLGACWAGFLQIAATSYQPLIDELDLPEGHAVQHAMMFGYPEYKVHRIPGRQPLRINWK, from the coding sequence ATGAAAGTAATTTCAATTGATTCAGAAGCTTGCACCAGTTGTGGTACCTGTGTGGACGTATGTCCATTTGGGCTCATAGTTTCAGTCGATGATTCATCTGTGCCTTTTATGCCTGACGAAGTCGGGGATTTTTGTTCCGAATGCGGGCATTGCGAGGTATGTTGTCCCGAAGGGGCGATTTCAACGGAATTTAAACTTCCACGTGCCGGAATTTCAGGTTCTGCTTCATCGGCTATATCGCCGGAGCAGCTCGGCAATTATATGCTACATCGCCGTTCGGTACGTAATTACAGTGATAAAATAGTTGAAAAGGATAAGATTGAATCTATCCTTGATGTTGTAAGATATTCTCCTTCCGGCATGAACAATCAGCCAGTACACTGGACGATTATACACGATCCCGCAAAAGTCCGCAAACTTGTCAGCCTGACCATTGACTGGATGCGTGAAATTGCAGAAAGCGAGGAGGAACATCCTCTTAAAATGATAGTTTCCGAATTGATTTCATCTTATGAAATGGGAGGGGACCCTATCTGCAGAGGTGCACCTCATCTGGCAATTGCCCATGCTTCTTCCAAAAACCCTATGGCATACACTGATTCCATTATCGCCCTTTCATGGTTTGAGCTTTTAGCACCTTCATTTGATCTTGGAGCGTGCTGGGCAGGTTTTTTGCAGATAGCTGCAACTTCTTACCAGCCACTAATTGATGAATTGGATCTTCCAGAGGGGCATGCAGTACAACATGCAATGATGTTTGGTTATCCTGAGTACAAGGTACACAGGATTCCAGGAAGGCAGCCTTTGAGAATTAACTGGAAGTGA
- a CDS encoding class I SAM-dependent methyltransferase, translated as MDQPDWYYDEFVQAGVDYTDIEQVINYDENMKKMRDVKEETKDILELLHIKPNYLVIEIGCGTGEFSIEIAKRCQKVFAIDISNEMIKYAHRKAKSRNVENIEFHNAGFLTYEHDGEKADAVVSQLVLHHLPDFWKIIALKRIHSMLKDGGQFYLKDVVYSPETNEYENFLFDAMEAISEKAGEETIKEIKTHIREEFSTFEWVMEGLLERAGFQIKLVDYQDDFMADYLCVKK; from the coding sequence ATGGATCAACCAGACTGGTATTATGATGAGTTTGTACAGGCTGGCGTCGATTACACCGATATCGAACAGGTAATCAACTACGATGAGAATATGAAAAAAATGAGGGATGTAAAGGAAGAAACTAAAGATATCCTTGAATTACTCCATATAAAACCAAATTACCTTGTTATTGAAATTGGATGTGGTACCGGCGAGTTTTCCATTGAAATAGCAAAGCGCTGCCAGAAAGTTTTTGCAATCGATATTTCCAATGAAATGATCAAATATGCACATAGGAAAGCAAAGTCAAGAAATGTGGAAAACATTGAGTTTCATAATGCCGGTTTTCTCACTTATGAGCATGATGGTGAAAAAGCTGATGCTGTAGTCTCCCAATTAGTTCTGCATCATCTACCCGATTTCTGGAAAATTATTGCATTAAAACGCATTCATTCAATGCTCAAAGATGGTGGACAGTTTTACCTGAAAGATGTGGTTTATTCTCCTGAAACGAATGAATATGAAAACTTTCTTTTTGATGCTATGGAAGCTATCTCAGAAAAAGCCGGGGAAGAAACAATAAAAGAAATAAAAACACATATCCGGGAAGAATTCTCTACTTTTGAATGGGTTATGGAGGGCTTGCTTGAAAGAGCCGGCTTCCAGATAAAACTGGTTGACTATCAGGACGACTTTATGGCTGACTACCTGTGTGTGAAAAAATAA
- a CDS encoding cobalamin B12-binding domain-containing protein, which produces MSKGKAIQNDIHQALLELDEGRVEHLTSEYLRAGYEVTSLLQTMSNAVSEIGAKFENGDCYLPQLINSVEIMENTIKLIHEKLAESDELAEEKGVLVIGTVKNDVHDLGKNVTSSMLRIAGFRVIDLGTDLPALDIVEDALENDADIIAISSMTTVTMPCLAEVIAILENMGVRSRFKVLISGAPVTQEYAELIGADAYVKSAEEAVVTAKRLMGR; this is translated from the coding sequence ATGTCAAAAGGAAAGGCAATTCAAAATGATATTCATCAAGCTCTTTTGGAACTGGATGAGGGTAGAGTCGAGCATCTTACTTCAGAGTACTTGCGTGCTGGATATGAAGTTACCAGTTTGCTACAGACAATGAGTAATGCCGTATCTGAAATTGGAGCAAAATTTGAAAATGGGGACTGTTATCTTCCACAGCTCATCAATTCTGTTGAAATAATGGAGAATACAATCAAACTGATACACGAAAAGCTTGCTGAATCAGATGAACTAGCTGAGGAAAAAGGAGTCCTTGTTATTGGAACTGTGAAGAACGATGTTCATGATCTGGGAAAAAACGTTACTTCCAGTATGCTTAGGATTGCTGGCTTTAGGGTAATCGATCTGGGCACGGATCTTCCTGCTCTCGACATTGTGGAAGACGCTCTTGAAAACGACGCGGATATCATTGCAATTTCATCTATGACGACAGTAACTATGCCGTGCCTTGCTGAAGTAATTGCAATTCTTGAAAACATGGGTGTAAGGAGCCGTTTCAAAGTACTGATTAGTGGAGCTCCGGTTACTCAGGAATATGCCGAACTGATTGGTGCGGATGCATATGTGAAATCTGCGGAAGAGGCGGTAGTAACTGCAAAGCGGCTGATGGGGAGATAA
- a CDS encoding 4Fe-4S binding protein yields MNKDLKRILLDKCREMEIPIVGVASVESWETPPFHPWMPKEFFPRSIYPEARSAIVIGLPVNLPVLETTPSIYYHELYRTINSLLDQYTYRLSIFLTEKGHPSIFIPRDGYGSIDVLLEKPIAFFSHRHAAFLAGLGTFGVNNTLLTSKYGPRVRFGTILTTAKLEAYPIADEELCTRCMLCVKHCPVNALDEKDYPEGITNKKACALYSSKLRERHISPCGICIKVCPIGKDRETYQRENIRMYEQKNTFQKYHNAWNHVRAYGGK; encoded by the coding sequence AACAAAGACCTGAAGAGAATTCTTCTGGACAAATGCAGGGAGATGGAAATTCCCATCGTGGGAGTTGCCAGTGTGGAAAGCTGGGAGACTCCGCCTTTCCATCCATGGATGCCGAAAGAGTTTTTTCCCCGGTCGATATATCCGGAAGCAAGGTCTGCAATTGTCATTGGCTTACCTGTTAATCTTCCTGTTCTGGAAACCACACCATCAATTTATTATCACGAATTATACAGGACAATAAACTCTCTTCTTGATCAATACACTTACAGGTTGTCTATTTTTCTCACGGAAAAGGGTCACCCATCTATCTTCATACCCAGGGATGGATATGGATCTATCGATGTTTTGCTGGAAAAACCAATTGCATTCTTCTCACACCGCCATGCAGCTTTTCTTGCAGGGTTGGGAACCTTTGGAGTAAATAACACCTTATTGACATCGAAATATGGTCCAAGGGTACGTTTTGGAACCATTCTTACCACGGCAAAGCTGGAAGCGTATCCTATAGCTGATGAGGAACTTTGCACAAGATGTATGCTGTGTGTCAAACATTGTCCGGTAAATGCCCTTGATGAAAAAGACTACCCGGAAGGTATTACAAACAAAAAAGCCTGTGCCTTATACAGTTCCAAACTCCGGGAGCGGCACATATCGCCATGCGGGATCTGTATCAAGGTTTGTCCTATAGGAAAAGATAGGGAGACATATCAGAGGGAAAACATACGGATGTATGAACAAAAAAATACCTTTCAGAAATATCATAATGCATGGAATCACGTCAGGGCATATGGTGGAAAATAA